One Aegilops tauschii subsp. strangulata cultivar AL8/78 chromosome 7, Aet v6.0, whole genome shotgun sequence genomic window carries:
- the LOC109741055 gene encoding uncharacterized protein codes for MIPPTDIWGAPVGRLTCGPTSAPVSYSCSCSEKTTEPWVPRAGTGGRQKALWRCSLLPGSTCTPPGSELAWTWTPPPLQLLPVYIIYFVEEEYGTGMSLHLLLDSSLLPTRLSLNNTIWILLETGNNFQATCHKVSLNALSQLVEKLQLHWRHHGWIELPKQIWRDD; via the exons atgattcctcccactgacatctggggcgcaccggttgggaggctgacctgtgggcctactagtGCTCCTGTTTCGTACTCGTGCAGCTGCAGCGAAAAGACAACAGAGCCATGGGTGCCGAGGGCGGGCACTGGTGGTCGGCAGAAGGCGCTGTGGAGGTGCTCGCTGCTGCCCGGCTCTACTTGCACGCCACCAGGTTCAGAATTGGCATGGACCTGGACGCCGCCGCCTTTGCAGCTGCTCCCCGTGTACATAATTTATTTTGTAGAGGAAGAATATG GCACGGGAATGAGTTTGCACCTACTGTTGGATTCTTCCTTACTACCCACCCGTCTTAG CTTGAACAATACAATTTGGATTCTTTTGGAGACTGGGAACAACTTTCAAGCTACTTGTCACAAAGTTTCATTGAACGCCTTG AGCCAACTGGTGGAGAAATTACAATTGCATTGGAGACATCATGGTTGGATAGAGCTCCCCAAACAGATATGGAGAGATGATTGA
- the LOC109741054 gene encoding uncharacterized protein isoform X1 produces MAYPEMMRMISFGHKRPNEHCNDQIGRFGIGFKTGAMKLGKDAIVLTQTSTSRSVSFLSQSFNENKDNLEIPVVTYRKEGQYMEVDLSVQSEATAEYNLNAIKEFSPFNEYFIGEKLGLFGEEGTGTQIYIWNLDRWGKDYTLDWNSGRTDENPTDKGHGDILIRSKRVRSRPGQTSKQVPLDYSLHSYLEVIFRNPRMKITVQGSKVKARPLDKSLNTTSVISGDIAGRTIELTIGMSKVEWERTNCGVFLYWRGRLIESYKRVGGQMHNADTGRGVIGVADITELVDDEDGNSWVLNSKQGFQDCEMYAELEEWLGSSMDEYWETNFDNVELGKAAGRCKPDHEWVQCYGCRKWRVLTAGFDTESLPDQWFCLMPPFNGKCTIPEQQMGHGTITIGEKRSGNVGRNRIIQRESTAKVDTNKIGNNEFSQDEDVKNVKLIPTIVNKRKNTSNGTNSIEDDLDSNSSQTESVAPVHVLKRIRRGAARGCKT; encoded by the exons ATGGCTTACCCTGAAATGATGAGAATGATCTCATTTGGTCATAAACGACCAAATGAACATTGCAATGATCAGATTGGGAGGTTTGGAATTGGATTTAAG ACTGGTGCAATGAAACTTGGGAAAGATGCAATTGTGCTTACCCAAACTTCAACTTCCAGATCAGTGTCCTTTCTATCCCAGTCTTTTAATGAAAATAAAGAT AATCTTGAGATCCCTGTGGTGACCTATCGCAAGGAAGGACAATACATGGAAGTTGATTTGAGTGTCCAGTCTGAAGCTACTGCAGAATATAACCTGAACGCTATCAAGGAATTCTCTCCCTTTAATGAGTATTTCATCGGAGAAAAGCTAGGTTTATTTGGTGAAGAGGGTACTGGAACACAGATATATATATGGAATTTAGATAGGTGGGGTAAAGACTACACCTTGGACTGGAATTCAGGGAGGACTGATGAAAACCCCACTGACAAAGGTCATGGAGACATATTAATCCGGTCAAAAAGAGTAAGATCACGTCCAGGACAAACAAGTAAACAG GTCccattggactattcacttcacTCTTATCTGGAAGTTATCTTCCGGAATCCTCGAATGAAAATCACAGTGCAAGGGTCTAAG GTCAAAGCGCGCCCTTTGGACAAGAGCCTTAACACAACTTCAGTGATTTCTGGTGACATTGCGGGAAGGACCATTGAGTTGACTATTGGAATGAGCAAAGTAGAATGGGAAAGAACGAACTGTGGGGTTTTCTTGTATTGGCGTGGTCGACTAATAGAG TCTTACAAACGAGTTGGAGGTCAAATGCATAATGCTGACACGGGACGTGGAGTAATAGGAGTTGCAGATATTACAGAACTCGTT gatgatgaagatggcaatTCATGGGTTCTTAACAGCAAACAAGGGTTTCAAGATTGTGAGATGTATGCTGAGCTGGAGGAATGGCTGGGTAGCAGTATGGATGAATACTGGGAGACAAATTTTGACAATGTAGAATTG GGAAAAGCAGCCGGCCGCTGCAAGCCTGATCATGAATGGGTTCAGTGTTATGGCTGTCGTAAATGGAGAGTGTTGACTGCCGGCTTTGATACGGAGTCTCTACCAGATCAATG GTTTTGCTTGATGCCACCCTTCAATGGGAAATGTACGATACCAGAGCAACAAATGGGCCATGGTACCATAACCATAGGCGAGAAAAGGTCCGGTAATGTTGGCCGCAATAGGATTATCCAGCGGGAATCTACAGCTAAGGTTGATACAAACAAAATAGGGAACAATGAGTTCAGTCAGGATGAAGATGTGAAG AATGTAAAGCTAATCCCAACAATTGTCAACAAGCGAAAGAATACTTCCAACGGCACGAACAGCATCGAAG ATGATTTGGACAGCAATTCCTCGCAAACCGAGTCTGTTGCCCCTGTCCATGTTTTGAAGAGGATACGGAGGGGTGCCGCAAGAGGTTGCAAGACGTGA
- the LOC109741054 gene encoding uncharacterized protein isoform X2, translated as MKLGKDAIVLTQTSTSRSVSFLSQSFNENKDNLEIPVVTYRKEGQYMEVDLSVQSEATAEYNLNAIKEFSPFNEYFIGEKLGLFGEEGTGTQIYIWNLDRWGKDYTLDWNSGRTDENPTDKGHGDILIRSKRVRSRPGQTSKQVPLDYSLHSYLEVIFRNPRMKITVQGSKVKARPLDKSLNTTSVISGDIAGRTIELTIGMSKVEWERTNCGVFLYWRGRLIESYKRVGGQMHNADTGRGVIGVADITELVDDEDGNSWVLNSKQGFQDCEMYAELEEWLGSSMDEYWETNFDNVELGKAAGRCKPDHEWVQCYGCRKWRVLTAGFDTESLPDQWFCLMPPFNGKCTIPEQQMGHGTITIGEKRSGNVGRNRIIQRESTAKVDTNKIGNNEFSQDEDVKNVKLIPTIVNKRKNTSNGTNSIEDDLDSNSSQTESVAPVHVLKRIRRGAARGCKT; from the exons ATGAAACTTGGGAAAGATGCAATTGTGCTTACCCAAACTTCAACTTCCAGATCAGTGTCCTTTCTATCCCAGTCTTTTAATGAAAATAAAGAT AATCTTGAGATCCCTGTGGTGACCTATCGCAAGGAAGGACAATACATGGAAGTTGATTTGAGTGTCCAGTCTGAAGCTACTGCAGAATATAACCTGAACGCTATCAAGGAATTCTCTCCCTTTAATGAGTATTTCATCGGAGAAAAGCTAGGTTTATTTGGTGAAGAGGGTACTGGAACACAGATATATATATGGAATTTAGATAGGTGGGGTAAAGACTACACCTTGGACTGGAATTCAGGGAGGACTGATGAAAACCCCACTGACAAAGGTCATGGAGACATATTAATCCGGTCAAAAAGAGTAAGATCACGTCCAGGACAAACAAGTAAACAG GTCccattggactattcacttcacTCTTATCTGGAAGTTATCTTCCGGAATCCTCGAATGAAAATCACAGTGCAAGGGTCTAAG GTCAAAGCGCGCCCTTTGGACAAGAGCCTTAACACAACTTCAGTGATTTCTGGTGACATTGCGGGAAGGACCATTGAGTTGACTATTGGAATGAGCAAAGTAGAATGGGAAAGAACGAACTGTGGGGTTTTCTTGTATTGGCGTGGTCGACTAATAGAG TCTTACAAACGAGTTGGAGGTCAAATGCATAATGCTGACACGGGACGTGGAGTAATAGGAGTTGCAGATATTACAGAACTCGTT gatgatgaagatggcaatTCATGGGTTCTTAACAGCAAACAAGGGTTTCAAGATTGTGAGATGTATGCTGAGCTGGAGGAATGGCTGGGTAGCAGTATGGATGAATACTGGGAGACAAATTTTGACAATGTAGAATTG GGAAAAGCAGCCGGCCGCTGCAAGCCTGATCATGAATGGGTTCAGTGTTATGGCTGTCGTAAATGGAGAGTGTTGACTGCCGGCTTTGATACGGAGTCTCTACCAGATCAATG GTTTTGCTTGATGCCACCCTTCAATGGGAAATGTACGATACCAGAGCAACAAATGGGCCATGGTACCATAACCATAGGCGAGAAAAGGTCCGGTAATGTTGGCCGCAATAGGATTATCCAGCGGGAATCTACAGCTAAGGTTGATACAAACAAAATAGGGAACAATGAGTTCAGTCAGGATGAAGATGTGAAG AATGTAAAGCTAATCCCAACAATTGTCAACAAGCGAAAGAATACTTCCAACGGCACGAACAGCATCGAAG ATGATTTGGACAGCAATTCCTCGCAAACCGAGTCTGTTGCCCCTGTCCATGTTTTGAAGAGGATACGGAGGGGTGCCGCAAGAGGTTGCAAGACGTGA
- the LOC109741053 gene encoding expansin-A16 — protein sequence MMGSLLLLCLLVISGVGVGGGVRLAGNGGYEDWRLGTATYIKESQGHPLNDGGGACGYGDLDIFRYGRYTAGLSGALFGRGSACGGCYELRCVNNVLYCLRGSPTVVVTATDFCAPNFGLADDYGGWCNFPKEHLEMTEAAFLRVAKAKADIVQVQFRRVSCDRAGGIRFTITGGPNFLQVLITNVAADGEVDAVKVKGSRTGWIPMGRNWGQNWQCDADLRGQPLSFEVTGGKGRTITMYNVAPSDWMFAQTFAGKQFVE from the exons ATGATGGGCTCTCTGCTCCTGCTCTGCCTGCTGGTGATTTCtggggtcggggtcggcggcggcgtgagGCTGGCGGGCAATGGCGGCTACGAGGACTGGAGGCTGGGCACGGCAACCTACATCAAGGAGTCCCAGGGCCACCCGCTCAACGACG GTGGCGGCGCTTGCGGGTACGGGGACCTGGACATATTCAGGTACGGGAGGTACACGGCCGGCCTGAGCGGCGCGCTGTTCGGGCGTGGCAGCGCCTGCGGCGGCTGCTACGAGCTCCGGTGCGTGAACAACGTCCTCTATTGCCTGCGGGGCAGCCCCACCGTCGTGGTGACGGCGACCGACTTCTGCGCCCCCAACTTCGGCCTTGCCGACGACTACGGCGGCTGGTGCAACTTCCCCAAGGAGCACCTGGAGATGACCGAGGCCGCCTTCCTCCGGGTCGCCAAGGCCAAGGCTGACATTGTCCAGGTGCAGTTCCGAAG GGTGAGCTGTGACAGGGCCGGCGGCATTCGGTTCACCATCACCGGCGGCCCCAACTTCCTCCAGGTGCTGATCACCAACGTGGCAGCCGACGGCGAGGTCGACGCCGTGAAGGTGAAGGGGTCGAGGACCGGGTGGATACCGATGGGGAGGAACTGGGGGCAGAACTGGCAGTGCGACGCGGACCTCCGAGGCCAGCCGCTGTCGTTCGAGGTCACCGGAGGAAAGGGGAGGACGATCACCATGTATAACGTCGCGCCTTCGGACTGGATGTTTGCGCAAACGTTTGCAGGCAAGCAGTTCGTCGAGTAG